The following are from one region of the Paenibacillus sp. KS-LC4 genome:
- a CDS encoding cysteine desulfurase family protein, whose translation MLYFDHCASSPPYEEVIDTLAEVMKAHYANPSSIHQAGADADKLISRSRSLLGELFGVKAEEWLFTSGGTESNNLAIKGAAKQYQSRGKHLITTQMEHASVYDTFKQLEQEGFEVTYLPVDKSGQVKLESLRTALRDDTILVSIMHVNNEVGSVQPLAAIGKLLQAHPRTLWHVDAVQSIGKLPIDLRGWGIDLLSGSAHKLRGPKGVGYLYVREGVSLTPLLSGGSQEQAMRAGTQNVPGIVASAKALRMAMQSAPERRVRMYRLRQQLTDFIEAAPELILNGGAPESMAPHIVHFSYPGMKPEVIVHMLEQHGIIASTKSACSSRDNKPSRVLLAMGLGQERAASGVRISLGDEHAEQHISQLCEMLRLTISKLKPLERSAR comes from the coding sequence ATGTTATATTTCGATCATTGCGCATCCTCGCCGCCTTATGAGGAGGTAATTGATACGCTGGCTGAGGTAATGAAGGCGCATTATGCGAATCCTTCATCCATTCATCAGGCCGGTGCAGACGCAGATAAGCTAATTTCGCGCTCACGCTCACTGCTTGGCGAGCTGTTTGGTGTAAAGGCTGAGGAGTGGCTGTTCACCTCTGGGGGCACGGAGAGCAACAATCTTGCAATTAAAGGAGCGGCAAAGCAGTACCAGAGCCGCGGCAAGCATCTCATTACGACCCAAATGGAGCATGCCTCTGTCTACGATACGTTCAAGCAGCTGGAGCAGGAAGGCTTCGAGGTCACTTATTTGCCCGTTGACAAGTCGGGGCAGGTAAAGCTGGAGTCGCTGCGGACGGCGCTTCGCGACGACACGATTCTCGTCAGCATTATGCATGTGAATAATGAGGTAGGGAGTGTGCAGCCGCTCGCAGCCATTGGCAAGCTGCTGCAAGCGCATCCGCGCACGCTATGGCATGTGGACGCGGTGCAAAGCATCGGCAAGCTGCCGATTGATTTGCGAGGCTGGGGCATTGATCTGCTCAGCGGCTCTGCGCATAAGCTGCGCGGACCCAAAGGGGTCGGCTATTTATATGTCCGCGAGGGTGTAAGCCTGACGCCGCTGCTTTCAGGCGGCTCGCAGGAGCAGGCCATGCGCGCGGGAACGCAAAATGTGCCCGGCATCGTAGCTTCAGCGAAGGCGCTGCGCATGGCGATGCAATCGGCACCGGAGCGGCGCGTGCGGATGTACCGTCTGCGTCAGCAATTGACGGATTTCATTGAGGCTGCGCCGGAGCTGATTTTAAATGGCGGAGCGCCGGAGAGCATGGCTCCGCACATTGTCCATTTTTCCTATCCGGGCATGAAGCCGGAGGTCATCGTTCACATGCTGGAGCAGCATGGCATTATCGCTTCTACGAAGTCAGCCTGCTCCTCGCGCGACAATAAGCCGAGCCGAGTGCTGCTTGCGATGGGGCTCGGGCAGGAACGGGCAGCCAGCGGCGTGAGAATTAGTCTGGGCGACGAGCATGCGGAGCAACATATTTCACAGCTGTGCGAAATGCTGCGCCTTACCATTAGCAAGCTTAAGCCGCTTGAAAGGAGCGCAAGGTAA
- a CDS encoding YlaH-like family protein, giving the protein MQQWFSEHWVVSYLLILGFTIYIFNTVFRANNAKLPILKEVLVYILIVFGSFVLWILQVDSLPIIQCMGIAVLMMLMLRGRQLYDKLQSKRAGKHAVKESDSGSNGI; this is encoded by the coding sequence ATGCAGCAATGGTTTAGTGAACATTGGGTCGTTTCTTATTTGCTCATATTAGGATTCACGATTTATATTTTCAATACCGTGTTTCGGGCGAATAATGCGAAGCTGCCAATTTTAAAGGAAGTACTGGTGTACATTTTGATCGTATTCGGTTCTTTCGTGCTTTGGATTTTACAGGTGGATTCGCTGCCGATTATTCAATGTATGGGAATTGCTGTATTAATGATGCTTATGCTTCGCGGTCGCCAGCTGTATGACAAGCTGCAAAGTAAACGGGCAGGCAAGCACGCTGTAAAGGAATCAGACTCCGGAAGTAACGGCATATGA
- a CDS encoding DUF2626 domain-containing protein, which produces MARMYRVLGFWTLVIGLMAFAGHMTEFALLFFAQAVAFVFLGYLNFTEKTYIVMFWGYMIIAFGGFTYWTVFQMGNPF; this is translated from the coding sequence ATGGCACGTATGTATCGGGTTTTGGGCTTTTGGACCCTTGTTATTGGCCTTATGGCGTTTGCTGGGCATATGACAGAATTTGCATTATTGTTTTTTGCCCAAGCAGTAGCCTTCGTATTTCTAGGCTATTTGAACTTTACAGAAAAAACGTACATCGTTATGTTCTGGGGCTACATGATTATTGCATTTGGAGGCTTTACATATTGGACCGTGTTCCAAATGGGCAATCCTTTCTAG
- a CDS encoding PhoH family protein has translation MKKIFVLDTNVLLHDPQAIFAFGDNEVIIPAVVLEEIDSKKRLADELGRNARSISRTLDKMREQGRLHEGIPLPGGGILKVELNHRSFVRVQEMFGEMSNDNRILAVALNYHLEQLDRQEISSVVLVSKDVLVRIKADVLGLMAEDYMSDRIVAPSDVYAGYVTLFVHPSIIDEFYSYRFLTVKNLQLGSRLNPNEFVILRDEMGTSKSALLKVSQDGLKLEPLFLSNDPVWGITARNAQQRMALELLLNDEIPLVTLTGKAGTGKTLLALASGLLKVEDEHKYKKLLIARPVVPMGKDIGYLPGEKEEKLRPWMQPIYDNLEYLFDTKKSGDIEKILMGLGSIQVEALTYIRGRSIPGQFIIIDEAQNLTKHEVKTIVSRVGEGSKIVLMGDPEQIDHPYLDATSNGLTHIVEHFKKEGISGHMTLEKGERSKLAQLAADLL, from the coding sequence ATGAAAAAAATATTCGTGCTCGATACAAATGTGCTGCTTCATGATCCGCAAGCGATCTTCGCCTTTGGCGATAATGAAGTAATCATTCCCGCTGTGGTATTGGAAGAGATTGACTCCAAGAAAAGATTGGCTGATGAGCTTGGCCGCAATGCCCGCTCTATCTCGCGCACGCTCGATAAAATGCGTGAGCAAGGGCGGCTTCACGAAGGTATTCCGCTGCCTGGCGGCGGCATTCTCAAGGTAGAATTAAATCACCGCAGCTTCGTGCGGGTGCAGGAAATGTTCGGTGAGATGTCCAATGACAACCGAATACTGGCAGTAGCACTGAATTATCATTTAGAGCAATTGGATCGTCAGGAAATAAGCTCTGTCGTGCTAGTGAGTAAGGACGTGCTCGTCCGCATTAAAGCGGATGTGCTCGGGCTAATGGCAGAAGATTACATGTCTGACCGCATTGTAGCGCCTTCTGATGTATACGCCGGTTATGTGACGTTGTTCGTTCATCCTTCGATTATTGACGAGTTTTATTCGTACCGGTTTTTGACGGTGAAAAATTTACAGCTTGGCAGCAGGCTGAATCCGAATGAATTCGTCATACTGCGAGATGAAATGGGCACCTCCAAATCCGCGCTGCTTAAGGTGTCGCAGGATGGTTTGAAGCTGGAACCGCTGTTCCTCAGCAATGATCCAGTGTGGGGCATTACGGCCCGCAACGCTCAGCAGCGCATGGCGCTGGAATTGCTGCTTAACGATGAAATTCCGCTTGTCACCTTAACGGGTAAAGCTGGTACAGGCAAAACACTGCTTGCTCTAGCTTCTGGCCTGCTCAAGGTAGAAGATGAGCATAAATACAAAAAGCTGCTAATTGCTCGTCCGGTCGTACCAATGGGCAAGGATATCGGTTATTTACCAGGAGAGAAGGAGGAGAAGCTGCGCCCTTGGATGCAGCCGATCTACGACAATTTGGAATATTTATTCGATACGAAAAAATCCGGAGATATTGAAAAAATATTGATGGGTCTCGGTAGTATTCAAGTAGAAGCGCTGACCTACATTCGCGGTCGTTCTATCCCCGGCCAATTCATTATTATTGATGAGGCGCAGAACTTGACCAAGCATGAGGTGAAGACGATTGTATCACGCGTAGGAGAAGGCAGCAAAATCGTCCTCATGGGCGATCCGGAGCAAATCGACCATCCGTATTTGGATGCGACAAGCAATGGCTTAACGCATATTGTGGAGCATTTCAAAAAAGAAGGCATCAGCGGCCATATGACACTGGAGAAGGGCGAACGCTCCAAGCTTGCCCAACTGGCAGCTGATTTGCTTTAA
- the thiI gene encoding tRNA uracil 4-sulfurtransferase ThiI: MMYDKVIIRYGDLAMKGRNRGMFEKRMLQQLQLRLKDFTALTYSKMFGRLYINLNGENYALIAEKVKDIFGISTFSPVVSVQPELAEIRAAALALMKAIPQEPATFKVSAKRAWKKFPHTSQEMNHLVGAHVLRALENLKVDVRMPEVELKVDIQEEAAYIFNEVVDGPGGFPFGTNGKAMLLLSGGIDSPVAGWMAMRKGLELEAVHFHSYPFTSEKAKEKVIELAKRLSYYSGAPLKLHLVPFTEVQTTLAQSGQDPLIITLMRRAMLRITERLAELSGAHGIVTGESLGQVASQTLISMDVIGRATELPLLKPLVMMDKQEIINEAERLGTFATSILPYEDCCTLFLPKSPSINPKLRFVEKVEGYLNEQKNLNQLLVQAAEQTEVLMITPEDTEAEAGAGEDRWF, translated from the coding sequence ATGATGTATGATAAAGTGATTATTCGCTACGGTGATCTGGCTATGAAGGGACGCAACCGCGGGATGTTCGAGAAACGGATGCTCCAGCAGCTTCAGCTGCGATTGAAGGATTTTACCGCGCTGACGTATTCGAAAATGTTCGGCCGCCTTTATATTAATTTGAACGGGGAAAATTATGCGCTCATCGCGGAAAAGGTCAAGGACATTTTCGGTATTTCCACCTTTAGTCCAGTCGTAAGCGTTCAGCCGGAGCTTGCGGAGATTCGGGCAGCAGCGCTTGCGCTGATGAAGGCTATCCCGCAGGAGCCAGCGACCTTTAAAGTAAGCGCAAAGCGTGCTTGGAAGAAGTTCCCTCATACGTCACAGGAGATGAACCATTTGGTTGGGGCGCATGTGCTGCGCGCGCTGGAAAATTTGAAGGTGGACGTCAGAATGCCCGAGGTGGAGCTGAAGGTGGATATTCAGGAGGAAGCGGCCTATATTTTCAACGAGGTCGTAGACGGTCCGGGCGGCTTCCCCTTCGGGACGAACGGCAAGGCGATGCTGCTGCTGTCTGGCGGCATTGACAGTCCGGTAGCGGGCTGGATGGCGATGCGCAAAGGGCTGGAGCTTGAAGCGGTTCATTTCCACAGCTATCCGTTTACAAGCGAGAAGGCGAAGGAAAAAGTGATTGAGCTTGCAAAAAGGCTTTCTTATTATAGCGGCGCCCCGCTCAAGCTGCATCTGGTGCCTTTTACGGAGGTTCAGACGACGCTTGCCCAGTCGGGACAGGACCCGCTTATTATTACGCTGATGCGCCGGGCGATGCTTCGCATTACGGAGCGTCTTGCGGAGCTTAGTGGCGCCCATGGCATTGTAACAGGCGAAAGCTTGGGTCAGGTAGCAAGCCAGACGCTCATAAGCATGGACGTCATTGGGCGGGCGACCGAGCTGCCGCTGCTTAAGCCGCTTGTTATGATGGACAAGCAGGAAATTATTAATGAGGCGGAGCGGTTGGGCACGTTTGCCACCTCGATCTTGCCTTATGAGGATTGCTGTACATTGTTTTTACCGAAATCCCCCAGCATTAATCCGAAATTGCGGTTTGTGGAAAAGGTTGAAGGTTATTTGAATGAGCAAAAAAATCTGAATCAGCTGCTGGTTCAAGCCGCGGAGCAAACGGAAGTGCTGATGATTACGCCAGAAGACACGGAAGCCGAAGCAGGTGCCGGGGAAGACCGCTGGTTCTAA
- a CDS encoding TerC family protein has translation MESFFIFMQIILINLLLSGDNAIVIAMASKNLPERQRRRAIWWGTMAAVVLRCVLTLAAISLLQTPFLQAIGAVMLFYIAVKLLADAGEQGDEDGASHKIGRATSLLAAVWTIVTADFIMSLDNVLAIAAVAKGQTMLLIIGIALSIPMIIWGSHLLTKLLQKFPSLIYIGAGLLGFAAGGMLVHDPGMHRLLFSSSATATQAIPLLSIPFVIIIGILMRRSAMS, from the coding sequence ATGGAAAGCTTTTTCATATTTATGCAGATCATTCTGATTAATCTTCTGCTCAGCGGCGATAATGCTATTGTAATTGCAATGGCGAGCAAAAATTTGCCGGAGCGTCAGCGCAGGCGGGCGATTTGGTGGGGAACAATGGCTGCTGTCGTCCTGCGCTGTGTACTGACGCTGGCGGCGATTTCCTTGCTACAGACTCCGTTCTTGCAGGCCATTGGCGCTGTAATGCTGTTTTATATTGCCGTGAAGCTGCTAGCGGATGCGGGCGAGCAAGGTGACGAAGACGGAGCTTCCCATAAAATTGGCCGAGCGACCTCGCTGCTCGCCGCGGTATGGACAATCGTGACGGCTGATTTTATTATGAGCCTTGATAATGTGCTCGCCATAGCGGCCGTGGCGAAAGGACAGACGATGCTGTTGATTATAGGAATCGCTTTAAGCATTCCGATGATCATTTGGGGCAGCCATTTGCTGACGAAGCTGCTGCAAAAATTTCCTTCGCTTATTTATATTGGCGCTGGTCTGCTCGGCTTTGCAGCTGGAGGCATGCTTGTGCATGATCCAGGCATGCACCGTCTGCTATTCAGCAGCTCAGCCACCGCTACTCAGGCGATTCCGCTGCTGAGCATCCCCTTCGTCATTATTATCGGCATCCTGATGCGCCGTTCGGCGATGTCTTAA
- a CDS encoding YhcN/YlaJ family sporulation lipoprotein, which yields MYKRLLVIIAIAVIAAGCSTVKRNEMASPSPHQNHANGAVKAQQLAEDSIKPLKTNKEVAEHLEKLAKGVRGVNNAHCVVLGKTAVVGIDIDSKLDRARVGTIKYSVAEAFHKDPYGMDAVVTADMDVSQRLKEMGADIRRGKPITGFAEEMADIISRIIPQIPRNVTPHQPEQPPSQTQSHTQSHMQEHEHQLREKQIQKHATNVDKH from the coding sequence GTGTATAAACGGTTATTGGTTATAATCGCAATCGCTGTTATTGCGGCTGGTTGCAGCACCGTCAAGCGAAACGAAATGGCATCACCCTCTCCACATCAAAATCATGCGAATGGCGCAGTAAAGGCGCAGCAGCTTGCGGAAGATTCCATTAAACCATTAAAAACAAATAAGGAAGTTGCTGAGCATCTTGAAAAGCTGGCAAAAGGCGTTCGCGGCGTAAACAATGCCCATTGCGTCGTGCTGGGCAAAACAGCCGTTGTCGGCATTGATATCGACAGCAAGCTGGATCGCGCACGTGTCGGTACGATTAAATATTCCGTTGCCGAGGCTTTCCATAAAGATCCTTACGGCATGGATGCTGTCGTAACAGCAGATATGGATGTCTCTCAGCGGTTGAAGGAAATGGGAGCCGATATTCGGCGCGGAAAGCCGATAACGGGCTTCGCTGAAGAAATGGCCGATATTATCAGCCGCATCATCCCGCAAATACCACGCAATGTAACGCCACATCAACCGGAGCAGCCTCCGTCACAGACGCAATCGCACACCCAATCTCACATGCAGGAGCACGAGCATCAGCTCCGTGAGAAGCAAATTCAAAAGCATGCAACGAATGTGGACAAGCATTAA
- the typA gene encoding translational GTPase TypA — translation MQARENIRNIAIIAHVDHGKTTLVDKLLQQSGTFRENEAVQERAMDSNDLERERGITILAKNTAITYKDYLINIVDTPGHADFGGEVERIMKMVDGVLLVVDAFEGCMPQTKFVLRKALESNLKPIVVLNKIDRPNARPSEVVDEVLDLFIELGASDEQLEFNVVYASALMGTSSLDPDKQDENMEAMYETIIKHIPSPTENVEEPLQYLVTLLDYNEYLGRIAVGRVNRGIVRQGQTVAVMTRDGGKKQARIEKLFGFQGLKRIEIEEAGAGDIVAIAGIKDINIGETIADPANPEALPVLKIDEPTLQMTFLVNNSPFAGREGKWVTSRKLRERLFKELETDVALRVDETDSPDAFIVSGRGELHLTILIENMRREGFELQVSKPEVIVKEIDGVKQEPYEGLIIDVPEESMGAVMESLGSRKAEMVNMVNNGTGQVRLEFIIPARGLIGYRTSFLTLTRGYGIMNHAFDSYGPLAGSGVGGRHQGVLVATENGVSTFYGMMGVEDRGIQFLEPGTEIYEGMIVGEHTRDNDIVVNICKEKQLTNIRSAGKDDTVKLKTPRLFSLESALEYLNDDEYCEITPKSIRLRKKILNKSERERAEKQRKTSQAGV, via the coding sequence ATGCAAGCAAGAGAGAACATTCGGAACATCGCGATTATCGCGCACGTTGACCATGGCAAAACAACATTGGTTGACAAACTGCTTCAGCAATCAGGAACTTTCCGTGAGAACGAAGCGGTTCAGGAGCGTGCGATGGACTCCAACGATCTAGAGCGTGAGCGCGGCATTACCATTTTGGCGAAAAATACTGCGATTACGTACAAAGATTATTTGATCAACATCGTTGATACACCAGGACATGCTGACTTTGGCGGCGAGGTTGAACGTATTATGAAAATGGTTGACGGCGTATTGCTCGTCGTTGATGCTTTCGAGGGCTGCATGCCGCAAACGAAATTCGTATTGCGCAAAGCATTGGAATCGAACCTTAAGCCTATCGTCGTATTGAACAAAATTGACCGTCCTAATGCTCGTCCATCAGAAGTTGTGGATGAGGTGCTTGACCTGTTCATCGAGCTAGGTGCAAGTGATGAGCAACTGGAGTTTAATGTCGTTTATGCTTCCGCATTGATGGGGACTTCCAGCCTTGACCCTGACAAACAAGATGAGAACATGGAAGCGATGTATGAAACTATCATTAAACATATTCCTTCCCCAACAGAGAATGTAGAGGAGCCACTGCAATATTTGGTGACGCTGCTTGATTATAATGAGTACTTGGGGCGTATTGCGGTGGGCCGTGTAAACCGTGGTATCGTTCGTCAAGGACAAACCGTTGCCGTTATGACGCGCGATGGCGGCAAGAAGCAGGCTAGAATTGAGAAGCTGTTCGGCTTCCAAGGTCTGAAACGGATTGAAATCGAAGAAGCAGGCGCTGGCGACATTGTAGCGATTGCAGGTATTAAAGATATTAACATCGGTGAGACGATTGCTGATCCAGCAAATCCGGAAGCATTGCCGGTACTGAAAATTGACGAGCCAACGCTGCAAATGACGTTCCTTGTCAACAACAGTCCTTTTGCTGGCCGCGAGGGCAAATGGGTTACTTCCCGTAAACTCCGCGAGCGTCTGTTCAAGGAGCTTGAGACGGATGTTGCTTTGCGCGTAGATGAAACGGATAGCCCGGATGCTTTTATCGTATCGGGACGCGGTGAGCTTCACTTGACGATTCTGATCGAGAACATGCGTCGTGAAGGCTTTGAGCTTCAAGTATCGAAGCCGGAAGTAATCGTTAAGGAAATTGACGGCGTGAAGCAGGAGCCTTACGAGGGTCTGATCATTGACGTGCCGGAAGAAAGCATGGGCGCGGTTATGGAGAGCCTTGGCTCACGCAAAGCTGAAATGGTCAATATGGTGAACAATGGCACAGGCCAAGTTCGCTTGGAGTTCATCATCCCTGCTCGCGGTCTTATCGGCTACCGTACGTCGTTCCTTACCCTTACACGCGGCTACGGCATTATGAACCATGCGTTTGACAGCTACGGTCCGCTTGCCGGCTCTGGTGTTGGCGGCCGTCACCAAGGCGTGCTTGTCGCTACTGAGAATGGCGTATCGACTTTCTATGGCATGATGGGCGTAGAGGATCGTGGTATTCAGTTCCTGGAGCCAGGTACTGAAATTTACGAAGGCATGATCGTTGGCGAGCACACGCGTGACAACGATATTGTCGTTAACATTTGTAAAGAAAAACAATTGACGAATATTCGTTCCGCTGGTAAAGACGATACCGTTAAGCTCAAAACGCCTCGTCTGTTCTCCCTGGAGAGCGCGCTTGAGTATTTGAATGATGACGAATATTGCGAAATTACGCCGAAGTCGATTCGTCTTCGCAAAAAAATCTTGAACAAAAGCGAACGCGAGCGTGCAGAAAAACAACGCAAAACATCACAAGCTGGCGTTTAA
- a CDS encoding extracellular solute-binding protein: MTAVLALFIIIFLLLNFSDSTLNRAENLNRDTNAEPAGGEEQADQSQILNVTVSMAEDEFSKLKEATNSYQMKHVNTMVKLTNIADEGDGYAQWKKALELGAAPDIMLMNSEWVREFAVRGLLNPVDVPSTSDTMAERPARLLDPLRWNSYLWGIPADANPYVTVWNKTLLADAGLSKPPADWSAFTNLLHKLESGAKAWQALYVEPHNVASLLVWLDEWTAAGEGAGASYLKFDSKAVQEQLKRLDSISGRITSSALADYSLSIGTQMEERHIVAASIPWSIYSKLSAKEQNKLLLDKGAMHDVWLGSRSYVVAGTSEMKEEAFTWIKEMVEIGGQQQSYALTGKLPAKNSLYTGGENSIESGTAKAGGPPQWWLKVLNGEPSAQPPDPDWHERFLHTQLLWQQYVEGEITMKAFIQTIQAIGKPL; this comes from the coding sequence ATGACAGCGGTATTGGCTTTATTCATTATTATTTTTCTTCTATTAAACTTTAGCGATAGCACCCTCAATCGGGCTGAAAATTTAAATAGAGATACGAATGCCGAGCCGGCGGGCGGAGAAGAGCAGGCAGATCAATCGCAAATTTTAAATGTAACCGTTTCCATGGCTGAGGATGAGTTTTCTAAGCTTAAGGAAGCGACAAATAGCTATCAAATGAAGCATGTCAATACAATGGTCAAGCTGACGAATATTGCGGATGAAGGCGATGGCTATGCTCAGTGGAAAAAAGCACTGGAGCTTGGAGCGGCACCCGATATAATGCTCATGAATAGCGAATGGGTACGCGAGTTTGCAGTACGCGGCTTGTTGAATCCCGTCGATGTCCCAAGCACCTCTGACACGATGGCAGAGCGGCCCGCGAGGCTGCTTGATCCGCTGAGGTGGAACAGCTATTTGTGGGGTATCCCTGCTGATGCCAATCCCTATGTGACCGTGTGGAACAAGACATTGCTCGCTGATGCAGGCTTATCGAAGCCGCCAGCGGATTGGAGTGCTTTTACCAATCTGCTTCATAAGCTGGAAAGTGGTGCAAAAGCTTGGCAGGCGCTATATGTAGAGCCTCATAATGTCGCATCCCTGCTAGTTTGGCTCGACGAATGGACAGCTGCAGGAGAAGGGGCTGGAGCGTCCTATTTGAAATTTGACAGCAAGGCTGTGCAGGAACAGCTAAAACGCCTAGACTCGATTTCCGGACGAATTACTTCGTCAGCTTTGGCAGATTATAGCTTGTCCATTGGCACGCAAATGGAGGAACGGCATATCGTCGCTGCAAGTATTCCTTGGTCCATTTACAGCAAGCTTTCCGCGAAGGAGCAAAATAAGCTGCTGCTTGATAAAGGTGCGATGCATGATGTGTGGCTTGGAAGCAGGAGCTATGTCGTCGCGGGAACGAGTGAAATGAAAGAAGAAGCGTTTACGTGGATTAAAGAAATGGTGGAGATTGGCGGGCAGCAGCAAAGCTATGCTTTAACAGGGAAGCTGCCCGCCAAAAACTCCTTGTATACAGGGGGCGAAAATAGTATAGAAAGCGGTACGGCGAAAGCCGGAGGTCCACCGCAATGGTGGCTTAAGGTGCTCAATGGCGAGCCTTCCGCTCAGCCGCCCGATCCTGACTGGCACGAGCGCTTCCTGCATACGCAGCTGCTTTGGCAGCAATATGTAGAAGGTGAAATCACGATGAAAGCATTTATCCAAACTATACAAGCTATAGGGAAACCCCTATAG
- a CDS encoding lytic transglycosylase domain-containing protein, whose amino-acid sequence MSIDPRIMKQMIKTQLAPNLDFKTAANPLGTNKDKSVTSLFDMLLSQYMHEASNGSSEDADVSAQASEALAQLASMNNAYQAEGETFAVGSTDYDAMIAQAAAQYGVDPALIRGVIRTESGFQPDVVSGAGAKGLMQLMDATARGLGVTDSMNPQQNINGGTRYLSFLLRKYNGNEQVALAAYNAGPGRIDRLGITTDSELMANLDKLPEETQRYIVKVQAARY is encoded by the coding sequence ATGAGTATCGATCCGCGCATTATGAAGCAAATGATCAAGACGCAGCTTGCTCCTAATCTTGACTTTAAGACAGCAGCAAATCCGCTAGGCACGAATAAGGATAAAAGTGTAACCTCGTTGTTCGACATGCTGCTGTCCCAATATATGCATGAAGCTTCGAACGGCTCAAGTGAAGACGCGGATGTATCCGCTCAGGCGTCCGAGGCGCTGGCACAGCTTGCCAGCATGAATAACGCTTATCAGGCGGAGGGCGAGACGTTTGCAGTTGGCTCGACTGACTACGATGCGATGATTGCACAGGCAGCCGCTCAATACGGTGTAGATCCCGCCTTGATCCGCGGCGTCATTCGCACAGAGTCCGGCTTCCAGCCAGATGTCGTATCCGGCGCAGGGGCCAAAGGGCTTATGCAGCTAATGGACGCGACGGCACGCGGCCTTGGTGTAACGGATTCTATGAATCCGCAGCAAAATATTAATGGCGGAACCCGTTATTTATCCTTTCTACTACGCAAATACAATGGCAATGAGCAAGTAGCTCTAGCCGCATACAATGCCGGCCCAGGTCGTATTGACCGTCTCGGTATTACGACAGACAGCGAGCTGATGGCGAATTTGGACAAGCTTCCTGAGGAAACGCAGCGGTATATTGTGAAAGTACAAGCAGCACGATACTAA
- a CDS encoding LCP family protein gives MTEGSKGLPPRTAASRPGSAKKTAPKPKKKKKKGSVWIKIMFAVLSVLILIMFYVGYLAYVATNAVDTIGTVNNIVVPEEESVKKKPTGMVLLGIDSRENGGGLNTDVMLVAIFNPNTKSASVVSIPRDSVLQVDGYRERKANANYSTFFNNARTEKKMDKEAAEKEAKKEIRDMLSKYFGVDLKYTGIINFKGFTDVVDALDGVEVNVEMDMRYRDTADGTNINLSKGQQVLDGKNALDYVRYRKSNQGTAESSDFDRNRREMEVIGAIFDKMKSFEGVTKYDKVIGAVGNNLTLDMPPSEIKNMLSTYLGMGSSDIAFQALSGTWKSPYVYVDSTSLEEARAVLQAKMAE, from the coding sequence ATGACCGAAGGCTCTAAAGGATTACCCCCAAGAACGGCTGCAAGCAGGCCGGGTAGTGCGAAGAAAACAGCTCCAAAGCCTAAGAAGAAAAAGAAAAAAGGCAGCGTATGGATCAAAATTATGTTTGCCGTGCTTTCTGTTCTTATTCTAATTATGTTTTATGTCGGTTATCTTGCTTACGTCGCTACCAATGCGGTTGATACGATTGGTACAGTGAATAATATCGTCGTTCCAGAAGAGGAGTCCGTTAAGAAAAAACCTACGGGCATGGTGCTGCTCGGTATTGATTCTCGTGAAAATGGCGGAGGTTTAAATACCGACGTTATGCTGGTCGCCATTTTTAATCCGAATACAAAATCAGCTTCCGTCGTCTCGATTCCACGTGATTCGGTGCTGCAAGTAGACGGGTATCGCGAGCGGAAGGCGAATGCGAATTACAGTACTTTCTTCAATAATGCCCGCACCGAGAAAAAAATGGACAAAGAAGCGGCAGAGAAGGAAGCAAAAAAAGAAATTCGTGATATGCTGTCGAAATATTTTGGCGTTGATTTGAAGTATACCGGTATTATTAACTTTAAAGGCTTTACCGACGTTGTTGATGCGCTTGATGGCGTTGAGGTGAATGTTGAGATGGATATGCGTTACCGAGATACGGCCGATGGCACAAACATTAATTTGAGCAAGGGCCAGCAGGTGCTGGATGGAAAAAATGCCCTCGATTATGTGCGCTATCGCAAATCGAATCAGGGAACGGCTGAGTCCAGCGACTTTGACCGCAATCGCCGGGAGATGGAAGTCATCGGAGCGATTTTTGATAAAATGAAATCGTTTGAGGGCGTTACGAAATATGATAAGGTCATCGGGGCAGTCGGCAATAATTTGACGCTCGATATGCCTCCATCCGAAATTAAAAATATGCTGAGTACATATTTGGGCATGGGCAGCTCCGACATTGCGTTCCAAGCGTTAAGTGGAACATGGAAGAGCCCATATGTATATGTTGATTCTACATCCCTTGAAGAAGCACGTGCGGTGCTTCAGGCAAAAATGGCTGAATAA